The genomic DNA AACATAGTTTTAAATGACTTAGATTGGTGGATAGCTAACCAATGGGAATGCCTAAAAACAAAACATGCTTACGCGACCAATAGTAAGACAAGAGTGTTAAGGAAAACGAATCTCAAACAAATGTATATCGTTAGATATGCAGATGATTTTAAGATTTTCACAAATTCTCATCAATCAGCTATCAAAATATTTCACGCTACCAAGGAATACTTAAAAAATCAGCTAAACCTTGATATTTCAACCGAGAAATCAGCGATTACAAATCTTAGAAAGAGAAAGTCTGATTTTCTGGGCTTTTCTCTTAAAGCAGTAACCAAGCGTAATAAATACGTAGCCAATACACACGTTATGGATAATAAGATGAAAAATATACTAGGAAAACTTAGATATTTAATTCGCGAAATCCAAAGTAAGCCAACACCACATACTGTCATGGATTATAACGCTTATATTCTCGGAATAAAAAATTACTTCAAGGTTGCGACTCATATCAATAAAGATTTTGGAATAATAGCCTATCGTCTATTGAAAACCATGTATAATCGTCTGAAACCAATTGGCAAATATGGAAAACCTATTAAACCGACAGAAACATACAAGAGACTTCATAAGAATAATTTCAGAACATATAAAATTGCTGGTGTATATTTATTTCCATTAGGAGATATTCAAACAAGTAATGCCATGAACTTCAGTCAAGATATATGTAATTATACGAAAAAAGGAAGGCTTAAACTTTATCAAAATCTTAGAGCCGACGTTGCCATAGAAATTAACAAAATGTTACAAATACCTTTCGGCAAGGACAATTTAGAAATTGCAGATAACAGAATTTCAAGGTACTCAATGCAATTAGGCAAATGTGCAGTAACAGGGGAATTTTTAACATCTAATCAGGTACACTGTCATCATAGGTTACCCCGACATATGGGAGGTACAGATGAGTTTAATAATCTTGTAATCGTACATAAAGATGTCCATAGATTAATCCATGCTACAAGTGAAAAGAC from Robertmurraya sp. FSL R5-0851 includes the following:
- a CDS encoding reverse transcriptase domain-containing protein: MLSPLLSNIVLNDLDWWIANQWECLKTKHAYATNSKTRVLRKTNLKQMYIVRYADDFKIFTNSHQSAIKIFHATKEYLKNQLNLDISTEKSAITNLRKRKSDFLGFSLKAVTKRNKYVANTHVMDNKMKNILGKLRYLIREIQSKPTPHTVMDYNAYILGIKNYFKVATHINKDFGIIAYRLLKTMYNRLKPIGKYGKPIKPTETYKRLHKNNFRTYKIAGVYLFPLGDIQTSNAMNFSQDICNYTKKGRLKLYQNLRADVAIEINKMLQIPFGKDNLEIADNRISRYSMQLGKCAVTGEFLTSNQVHCHHRLPRHMGGTDEFNNLVIVHKDVHRLIHATSEKTIERYRNILQLDGKQLKKLNQFRKVCNLVALV